A portion of the Flavobacterium limnophilum genome contains these proteins:
- a CDS encoding S41 family peptidase — translation MRNLSLLIIVLLLNLVCNSQILKQVDWVADIDFLATELPQKHYDFFTVKDKKEFLVGLDKIKSSSAKLTDIEVAIKLQQLIAGFGDSHTSVNYAQLIDKNKILPLHLYWFSDGLYILHTTQENIEILGHQIVSVNGVPLKTITDSLGTMTTKDNQAIIKNSIPKLLPLAQVLECFGFIKEQEIKLELKDLNGIKKTYVLKLAEMTRQNRKTCKPDSLALCYRNERAFFVDYYQAKDNVYYLQYNKCWSKELELQNGNTQNAEKMPSFKEFEERVFQTLANNRVDKLVFDMRFNGGGNSIQGTQFVEKLAKFLENNSKIKLYVVVGRNTFSSAILNAMDFKRLTNAVFVGEETSGKPNHFGEVKNFKLPSSGIRVDYSTKYFKRTDEKVTTISPDIKLEPSFSDFARGIDPVYEWIKNQ, via the coding sequence GTGAGAAATTTAAGCTTATTAATAATTGTATTACTACTGAATTTGGTATGTAATTCACAGATTTTAAAACAAGTTGATTGGGTAGCAGACATTGACTTTCTTGCTACTGAATTACCACAAAAGCATTATGATTTTTTTACAGTTAAAGACAAAAAGGAGTTTTTAGTCGGTTTAGATAAAATAAAATCAAGTAGTGCCAAACTAACAGATATTGAAGTTGCCATAAAATTACAGCAATTAATTGCAGGTTTTGGCGATTCACATACAAGTGTAAATTATGCACAACTTATTGATAAAAATAAAATATTGCCGTTGCATTTGTATTGGTTTAGTGATGGACTTTATATCCTGCATACGACACAGGAGAATATAGAAATATTAGGTCATCAAATAGTATCTGTAAATGGAGTTCCATTAAAAACGATCACTGATAGTCTGGGTACAATGACTACAAAGGATAATCAAGCGATTATCAAAAATTCTATTCCAAAACTCCTTCCTTTAGCTCAGGTTCTGGAATGTTTTGGTTTTATCAAAGAACAAGAAATAAAACTAGAGTTAAAGGACTTAAATGGGATAAAAAAGACTTATGTTCTAAAGCTCGCAGAAATGACCAGACAAAACAGAAAGACGTGCAAACCAGATTCGTTAGCACTGTGTTATAGAAATGAAAGGGCGTTTTTCGTAGATTACTATCAAGCGAAAGATAATGTTTACTATTTGCAATACAATAAATGTTGGAGCAAAGAGTTGGAATTGCAGAATGGCAATACCCAAAATGCAGAAAAAATGCCATCCTTCAAAGAATTTGAAGAAAGGGTATTTCAAACTTTAGCTAATAATAGAGTTGATAAATTAGTATTTGATATGCGATTTAATGGTGGTGGTAATTCTATACAAGGAACACAGTTCGTTGAAAAACTGGCAAAGTTTCTTGAAAACAATTCAAAGATAAAACTATATGTAGTTGTAGGCCGGAATACTTTTTCTTCCGCAATTTTAAATGCTATGGATTTTAAGCGATTAACTAATGCCGTTTTTGTAGGAGAAGAAACATCTGGAAAACCTAATCATTTTGGAGAGGTGAAAAATTTTAAACTCCCAAGTTCAGGAATAAGAGTTGACTACTCTACCAAATACTTTAAACGAACTGATGAAAAAGTAACAACCATTAGCCCTGATATAAAACTAGAACCAAGTTTCTCGGACTTTGCTAGAGGTATTGATCCTGTATATGAATGGATAAAAAATCAATAA